A DNA window from Kitasatospora atroaurantiaca contains the following coding sequences:
- the yidD gene encoding membrane protein insertion efficiency factor YidD, with protein MKYLLMGLIRLYQWTISPLLGPVCRYYPSCSHYGYEAVRVHGAVKGTGLTAWRILRCNPWSPGGVDHVPPRKHPVWHRRLRDLLSPKSGTAGPEPVAKPDVQGV; from the coding sequence ATGAAGTACCTGCTGATGGGGCTGATCAGGCTCTACCAGTGGACCATCAGTCCGCTGCTCGGCCCGGTCTGCCGGTACTACCCCTCGTGCTCGCACTACGGGTACGAGGCGGTGCGGGTGCACGGCGCGGTGAAGGGAACTGGCCTGACCGCGTGGCGCATTCTGCGCTGCAATCCCTGGTCGCCCGGCGGGGTCGATCATGTACCGCCGCGCAAGCACCCGGTCTGGCACCGTCGGTTGCGCGATCTGCTGAGCCCGAAGAGCGGGACCGCCGGGCCTGAGCCGGTGGCCAAGCCCGATGTCCAAGGAGTCTGA
- the rnpA gene encoding ribonuclease P protein component, whose product MLPSENRLRRRQDFATAVKRGRRAGRPLLVVHLNRDGETKGQTDRNSDSRPHVAEGLPSARAGFVVSKAVGPAVVRNLVKRRLRHLVRERLLRLPAGSLIVVRALPPAGTASYLDLEHDLDAALRRLLRAEPTGSVPTGAGR is encoded by the coding sequence GTGCTGCCCTCCGAGAATCGGCTGCGGCGGCGCCAGGACTTCGCGACCGCGGTGAAACGCGGTCGTCGGGCCGGTCGGCCCCTCCTGGTCGTCCATCTCAACAGAGATGGTGAGACCAAGGGGCAGACCGACCGGAACAGCGACTCCCGCCCGCACGTCGCCGAGGGGCTTCCTTCGGCGCGTGCGGGTTTCGTCGTGAGCAAGGCCGTCGGTCCGGCGGTCGTGCGCAATCTGGTCAAGCGTCGGCTGCGTCACCTTGTCCGTGAGCGTCTGCTCCGGCTGCCCGCAGGTAGCCTGATAGTGGTACGCGCGCTGCCCCCTGCCGGGACGGCTTCGTACCTTGATCTCGAGCACGACCTGGATGCGGCGCTTCGGCGGTTGCTCCGGGCGGAGCCGACCGGCAGCGTGCCGACAGGAGCAGGGCGATGA
- the rpmH gene encoding 50S ribosomal protein L34: MSKRTFQPNNRRRAKTHGFRLRMRTRAGRAILAARRGKGRSSISA, from the coding sequence GTGAGCAAGCGCACCTTCCAGCCGAACAACCGTCGTCGCGCGAAGACCCACGGCTTCCGGCTGCGGATGCGTACCCGCGCCGGCCGCGCCATCCTGGCTGCCCGCCGTGGCAAGGGCCGCAGCAGCATCTCCGCCTGA
- the dnaA gene encoding chromosomal replication initiator protein DnaA, which produces MADSNSDLVVVWARVVERLVNDTSVGDKDKTWVRRTQPMWMMHDTALLAAPNEFAKQVLEGRLLPQLSEALSREFGRPVRIAVMVDANAVPPAGTSAPVEPPAAAEPPAAAEPPAQEWQQPYREEPEYGGPTAEPGRWPTAETYPAPGYGRPYESAPAPDQGYERGRYDTAGYEERPAPYGGEQPSWHGQGQRQGEGAGGWEPPYRGEEPTSREGTTAAQGDLFGGAYGTSSEDRPRPAAPRRLPPAPPRPPAGQPEPGALLPETRPQAGPPGRTGAGLPERTPSPGVPAPPGAPPAGGARKDEPAARLNPKYLFDTFVIGASNRFAHAAAVAVAEAPAKAYNPLFIYGESGLGKTHLLHAIGHYSRSLFPGTRVRYVSSEEFTNEFINSIRDGKADAFRKRYRDMDILLVDDVQFLASKESTQEEFFHTFNTLHNANKQIVLSSDRPPKQLITLEDRLRNRFEWGLITDVTPPELETRIAILRKKAIQEQLNAPADVLEFIASRITRNIRELEGALIRVTAFANLNRAPVDLELAGIVLKDLIPGGDEDAGPEITAQVIMQQTAAYFGLGVDDLCGSSRSRVLVTARQIAMYLCRELTDLSLPKIGAQFGGRDHTTVMHADRKIRSLMAERRSIYNQVTELTNRIKS; this is translated from the coding sequence GTGGCTGACAGCAACAGCGATCTCGTCGTGGTCTGGGCGAGGGTCGTCGAGCGACTGGTCAACGACACGAGCGTCGGGGACAAGGACAAGACGTGGGTGCGACGCACCCAGCCGATGTGGATGATGCACGACACCGCCCTGCTCGCGGCGCCCAACGAGTTCGCCAAGCAGGTGCTGGAAGGCCGGCTGCTGCCGCAGCTGAGCGAGGCGCTGAGCCGTGAGTTCGGGCGCCCGGTGCGGATCGCGGTGATGGTGGACGCCAACGCCGTCCCGCCCGCCGGGACGTCCGCCCCCGTCGAACCCCCGGCCGCGGCCGAACCCCCGGCCGCGGCCGAGCCGCCGGCCCAGGAATGGCAGCAGCCCTACCGCGAGGAGCCGGAGTACGGCGGCCCCACCGCCGAGCCCGGCCGCTGGCCCACCGCCGAGACCTACCCCGCGCCGGGCTACGGCCGCCCGTACGAGTCCGCACCCGCGCCCGACCAGGGCTACGAGCGCGGCCGGTACGACACCGCCGGCTATGAGGAGCGGCCCGCTCCGTACGGCGGCGAGCAGCCCTCCTGGCACGGCCAGGGTCAGCGGCAGGGCGAAGGAGCCGGCGGCTGGGAGCCCCCGTACCGCGGCGAGGAGCCGACCTCCCGGGAGGGCACCACCGCCGCACAGGGCGACCTGTTCGGCGGCGCCTACGGGACGTCCTCGGAGGACCGGCCCCGCCCGGCGGCGCCGCGGCGGCTGCCGCCCGCTCCCCCACGCCCCCCGGCAGGGCAGCCCGAGCCGGGCGCTCTGCTGCCCGAGACCAGGCCGCAGGCCGGTCCCCCCGGGCGCACGGGCGCTGGCCTGCCCGAGCGCACCCCGAGCCCCGGCGTGCCCGCGCCGCCCGGTGCTCCACCGGCCGGCGGAGCACGCAAGGACGAGCCTGCGGCCCGGCTCAACCCGAAGTACCTCTTCGACACCTTCGTGATCGGCGCGTCCAACCGCTTCGCGCACGCGGCGGCAGTGGCGGTCGCCGAGGCCCCGGCCAAGGCGTACAACCCGCTCTTCATCTACGGCGAGTCCGGTCTGGGCAAGACCCACCTCCTGCACGCCATCGGGCACTACTCGCGCAGCCTCTTCCCGGGCACCCGGGTGCGGTACGTGAGCTCCGAGGAGTTCACCAACGAGTTCATCAACTCGATCCGGGACGGCAAGGCGGACGCGTTCCGCAAGCGGTACCGGGACATGGACATCCTGCTCGTGGACGACGTCCAGTTCCTGGCGAGCAAGGAGTCCACGCAGGAGGAGTTCTTCCACACCTTCAACACGCTGCACAACGCCAACAAGCAGATCGTGCTGTCCTCGGACCGGCCGCCCAAGCAGCTGATCACCCTGGAGGACCGGCTCCGCAACCGCTTCGAGTGGGGGCTGATCACCGACGTCACCCCGCCGGAGCTGGAGACCCGGATCGCGATCCTGCGGAAGAAGGCGATCCAGGAGCAACTCAACGCTCCGGCCGACGTGTTGGAGTTCATCGCGTCCCGGATCACCCGCAACATCCGCGAGCTGGAGGGCGCCCTGATCCGGGTGACCGCCTTCGCCAACCTCAACCGGGCCCCTGTGGACCTGGAGCTCGCCGGGATCGTCCTCAAGGACCTGATCCCCGGCGGGGACGAGGACGCGGGGCCGGAGATCACGGCGCAGGTCATCATGCAGCAGACGGCCGCGTACTTCGGGCTGGGTGTGGACGACCTCTGCGGCTCCTCGCGCAGCCGGGTGCTGGTGACGGCCCGCCAGATCGCCATGTACCTGTGCCGGGAGCTCACCGACCTGTCGCTGCCCAAGATCGGCGCCCAGTTCGGCGGACGTGACCACACCACGGTGATGCACGCGGACCGGAAGATCCGCTCGCTGATGGCCGAGCGGCGGTCCATCTACAACCAGGTGACGGAGCTGACCAACCGCATCAAGAGCTAG
- the dnaN gene encoding DNA polymerase III subunit beta: MKFRVERDVLAEAVAWAARSLPARPPVPVLAGLLLTAQEGSLALSGFDYEVSARVELEADVEEAGTVLVSGRLLNDISRNLPNRPVEISTDGMRVSVVCGSSRFTLPTLPVDEYPALPQMPTATGTVSGEVFASAVSQAAVAAGRDDTLPVLTGVRVEIEGDRITLAATDRYRFAVRELLWKPEQADISAVALVPAKTLQDIAKSLGSGDTVSIALASGGAGEGLIGFEGAGRRTTTRLLEGEFPKFRSLFPTEFSAIAAIQTQPFLEALKRVSLVAERNTPVRLSFEQGVLTLEAGSGDDAQATERIDADLEGDDISIAFNPGYLEEGLKAIDSAYAQLSFTTSTKPALLSGKPAVDAEADEAYQYLIMPVRLSG; this comes from the coding sequence GTGAAGTTCCGGGTGGAGCGTGATGTCCTCGCGGAGGCGGTGGCCTGGGCTGCTCGCAGCCTCCCGGCGCGGCCGCCGGTGCCGGTGCTGGCCGGCCTGCTGCTGACGGCACAGGAGGGCAGCCTGGCCCTCTCCGGTTTCGACTACGAGGTCTCGGCCCGGGTCGAGCTGGAGGCCGACGTCGAGGAGGCCGGCACCGTCCTGGTCTCCGGCCGGCTGCTGAACGACATCTCGCGCAACCTTCCCAACAGGCCTGTGGAGATCTCCACCGACGGCATGCGGGTCAGCGTGGTCTGCGGCAGCTCGCGATTCACACTCCCCACCCTCCCTGTGGACGAGTACCCCGCCCTGCCCCAGATGCCCACCGCGACCGGCACGGTCTCCGGCGAGGTCTTCGCCTCCGCCGTCAGCCAGGCCGCCGTGGCCGCCGGGCGCGACGACACCCTGCCGGTGCTCACCGGTGTGCGGGTCGAGATCGAGGGCGACCGGATCACCCTGGCCGCCACCGACCGGTACCGCTTCGCCGTCCGCGAGCTGCTGTGGAAGCCCGAGCAGGCCGACATCTCCGCCGTCGCCCTGGTCCCGGCCAAGACGCTGCAGGACATCGCCAAGTCCCTGGGCAGCGGCGACACGGTCTCCATCGCGCTGGCCTCCGGCGGTGCGGGCGAGGGCCTGATCGGGTTCGAGGGTGCCGGGCGCCGGACCACCACCCGCCTGCTGGAGGGTGAGTTCCCGAAGTTCCGCAGCCTCTTCCCGACCGAGTTCAGTGCGATCGCGGCGATCCAGACCCAGCCCTTCCTGGAGGCGCTCAAGCGCGTCTCGCTGGTCGCCGAGCGGAACACCCCGGTCCGGCTGAGCTTCGAGCAGGGTGTGCTCACGCTGGAGGCCGGTTCGGGCGACGACGCCCAGGCCACCGAGCGGATCGACGCCGACCTCGAGGGCGACGACATCTCGATCGCGTTCAACCCGGGCTACCTGGAGGAGGGCCTCAAGGCCATCGACTCCGCGTACGCCCAGCTCAGCTTCACCACCTCGACCAAGCCGGCCCTGCTCAGCGGCAAGCCCGCGGTGGACGCCGAGGCGGACGAGGCCTACCAGTACCTGATCATGCCGGTCCGCCTCTCGGGCTGA
- the gnd gene encoding phosphogluconate dehydrogenase (NAD(+)-dependent, decarboxylating) has product MELGLIGLGKMGGNMRERIRRAGHTVIGYDRNPDLADVDSLEELVSKLEGPRVVWVMVPAGGPTQETVDQLAELLSPGDVVVDGGNSRWTDDVKHAETLAAKGIGFVDCGVSGGVWGLENGYALMYGGEAEYVAKVQPVFDALKPEGEFGSVHAGKVGAGHFAKMVHNGIEYAMMQAFAEGWELLEAAPEVTDVREVFRSWQEGTVIRSWLLDLAVRALDDDEHLAKLKGWAADSGEGRWTVEAAIDHAVPLPAITASLFARFASRQDDSPQMKMIAALRNQFGGHAVESK; this is encoded by the coding sequence ATGGAGCTCGGCCTCATCGGTCTCGGCAAGATGGGCGGCAACATGCGCGAGCGCATCCGCCGCGCCGGCCACACCGTCATCGGCTACGACCGCAACCCGGATCTCGCCGACGTCGACAGCCTCGAGGAGCTCGTCAGCAAGCTCGAGGGCCCGCGCGTGGTCTGGGTCATGGTCCCGGCCGGAGGCCCGACCCAGGAGACCGTGGACCAGCTCGCCGAGCTGCTCTCCCCCGGTGACGTGGTGGTCGACGGCGGCAACTCGCGCTGGACCGACGACGTCAAGCACGCCGAGACGCTGGCCGCCAAGGGCATCGGCTTCGTCGACTGCGGCGTCTCCGGCGGTGTCTGGGGCCTGGAGAACGGCTACGCGCTGATGTACGGCGGCGAGGCCGAGTACGTCGCCAAGGTCCAGCCGGTCTTCGACGCGCTCAAGCCCGAGGGCGAGTTCGGCTCCGTCCACGCGGGCAAGGTCGGCGCCGGCCACTTCGCGAAGATGGTCCACAACGGCATCGAGTACGCGATGATGCAGGCCTTCGCCGAGGGCTGGGAGCTGCTGGAGGCGGCCCCCGAGGTCACCGACGTGCGCGAGGTCTTCCGCAGCTGGCAGGAGGGCACGGTCATCCGCTCCTGGCTGCTCGACCTGGCCGTCCGCGCCCTGGACGACGACGAGCACCTGGCGAAGCTCAAGGGCTGGGCCGCCGACTCCGGCGAGGGCCGCTGGACCGTCGAGGCCGCGATCGACCACGCCGTTCCGCTCCCGGCCATCACCGCCTCGCTCTTCGCCCGCTTCGCGTCCCGCCAGGACGACTCCCCGCAGATGAAGATGATCGCCGCCCTGCGCAACCAGTTCGGCGGCCACGCGGTCGAGTCCAAGTAA
- the recF gene encoding DNA replication/repair protein RecF (All proteins in this family for which functions are known are DNA-binding proteins that assist the filamentation of RecA onto DNA for the initiation of recombination or recombinational repair.), whose protein sequence is MHVAHLSLADFRSYARVEVPLDPGVTAFVGPNGQGKTNLVEAIGYIATLGSHRVATDAPLIRLGAERAVIRTSIVRDGRTTLVELEITPGKANRARINRSDNVRPRDVLGLLRTVLFAPEDLSLVKGDPGERRRFLDELLTARAPRLAGVRQDYERVLKQRNALLKTAAMARRGGGTGKAGDLSTLEVWDGHLARAGAELTAFRLQLVAALQPLVAQAYEQLAPGGGETVLEYRSSFEGALPTSREEAEQQLLAALQEARPQEVARGLTLVGPHRDELGLKLGPLPAKGYASHGESWSYALALRLASYELLRSDGGEPVLILDDVFAELDARRRDQLAELVAGAEQVLVTAAVPEDVPKALSGARFAVADGQVTRLDS, encoded by the coding sequence ATGCATGTCGCGCATCTGTCGCTCGCCGACTTCCGTTCCTACGCCCGGGTCGAGGTACCCCTGGACCCGGGCGTGACGGCCTTCGTCGGCCCCAACGGCCAGGGCAAGACCAACCTGGTCGAGGCCATCGGCTACATCGCCACCCTGGGCAGCCACCGGGTGGCCACCGACGCCCCGCTGATCCGGCTCGGCGCGGAACGGGCGGTGATCCGCACCAGCATCGTGCGGGACGGCCGCACCACCCTGGTCGAACTGGAGATCACCCCGGGCAAGGCCAACCGGGCCCGGATCAACCGCTCCGACAACGTCCGCCCGCGCGATGTCCTCGGCCTGCTGCGCACCGTCCTCTTCGCCCCCGAGGACCTCAGCCTCGTCAAGGGCGACCCGGGCGAACGCCGCCGCTTCCTGGACGAGCTGCTCACCGCCCGGGCCCCCCGGCTGGCGGGCGTGCGACAGGACTACGAGCGTGTGCTCAAGCAGCGCAACGCCCTGCTGAAGACCGCCGCGATGGCCCGCCGCGGCGGCGGCACGGGCAAGGCCGGCGACCTCTCCACGCTCGAGGTCTGGGACGGTCATCTCGCCCGGGCCGGCGCCGAGTTGACGGCCTTCCGGCTGCAGCTGGTGGCGGCCCTGCAGCCGCTGGTGGCGCAGGCGTACGAGCAGCTGGCACCCGGAGGCGGCGAGACCGTCCTGGAGTACCGCAGCTCCTTCGAGGGTGCCCTCCCCACCAGCCGCGAGGAGGCCGAGCAGCAACTGCTCGCGGCTCTTCAGGAGGCCAGGCCGCAGGAGGTCGCGCGGGGCCTGACGCTGGTCGGGCCGCACCGGGACGAGCTCGGGCTGAAGCTGGGGCCGCTGCCCGCGAAGGGGTACGCGAGCCATGGTGAGTCCTGGTCGTACGCGCTGGCGCTGCGGCTGGCCTCGTACGAGCTGCTGCGGTCCGACGGCGGCGAGCCGGTGCTGATCCTGGACGACGTCTTCGCCGAGCTGGACGCCAGGAGGCGGGACCAGCTGGCGGAGCTGGTCGCGGGCGCCGAGCAGGTGCTGGTGACGGCGGCGGTGCCGGAGGACGTGCCCAAGGCGCTGTCCGGCGCCCGCTTCGCGGTGGCCGACGGCCAGGTCACCCGCCTCGACTCCTGA
- a CDS encoding DUF721 domain-containing protein — MSDQESRTPELSGVDLARVALRAAKEQARQRGEQVREKREAKRHGLRSGARADGRDPVPLGAALNRLITERGWEAPAAVGGVMGRWSQIVGPDIAAHCEPKHYAEAEAVLTVQCDSTAWATQLRLLARQLVARLNHELGHGTVRVIKVLGPDAPARGYGRLRAPGSKGPGDTWG; from the coding sequence GTGAGCGATCAGGAGTCGAGGACCCCAGAGCTGTCCGGTGTGGATCTGGCCCGGGTGGCGTTGCGGGCGGCGAAGGAGCAGGCCAGGCAGCGCGGCGAGCAGGTGCGGGAGAAGCGCGAGGCGAAGCGGCACGGTCTGCGGAGCGGGGCGCGCGCGGACGGCCGTGATCCGGTGCCGCTGGGGGCGGCGCTGAACCGGCTGATCACCGAGCGGGGCTGGGAGGCGCCGGCCGCGGTGGGCGGTGTGATGGGGCGCTGGTCGCAGATCGTCGGGCCGGACATCGCGGCGCACTGCGAGCCCAAGCACTACGCGGAGGCCGAGGCGGTCCTGACCGTGCAGTGCGACTCGACCGCCTGGGCCACGCAACTCCGGCTGTTGGCACGCCAGTTGGTGGCCCGGTTGAATCACGAGCTCGGCCACGGCACGGTCCGGGTGATCAAGGTACTGGGGCCGGACGCGCCCGCCCGGGGTTACGGCCGGCTGCGCGCGCCGGGCAGCAAGGGGCCCGGGGACACCTGGGGGTGA
- the gyrB gene encoding DNA topoisomerase (ATP-hydrolyzing) subunit B, whose translation MADSGNSSQTPESTDPVTGQSYDASAIQVLEGLDAVRKRPGMYIGSTGERGLHHLVQEVVDNSVDEAMAGHADTIDVTILLDGAVRVVDNGRGIPVGLVPGQDKPAVEVVLTVLHAGGKFGGGGYAVSGGLHGVGVSVVNALSTRLAVEIHTDGHRWTQEYKQGVPTAPLAKHEATERTGTSVTFWADPEIFETTVYSFETLSRRFQEMAFLNKGLSISLTDERPEHADEDGTPLSVTYKYDGGIADFVAHLNSRKGEVIHPTVIDFESEDKDKSISVEIAMQWNSSYTEGVYSFANTIHTHGGGTHEEGFRAALTGLVNRYARDKKLLREKDDNLSGEDIREGLTAIISVKLGEPQFEGQTKDKLGNTEAKTFVQKVVHEQLNDWLDRHPVEASDIIRKSIQAATARVAARKARDLTRRKGLLESASLPGKLSDCQSKDPAECEIFIVEGDSAGGSAKQGRDPRIQAILPIRGKILNVEKARIDKVLQNTEVQALISAFGCGIQEDYDESKLRYHKIVLMADADVDGQHIRTLLLTLLFRFMRPLVESGYVYLAMPPLYKIKWGKDDFDYVYSDRERDATIAAGVAAGRRLPKDDAIQRFKGLGEMNAEELRITTMDQAHRLLQQITLEDAARADDLFSVLMGEDVEARRSFIQRNAKDVRFLDV comes from the coding sequence GTGGCCGATTCCGGCAACTCCAGCCAGACCCCAGAATCCACCGACCCCGTGACGGGACAGTCCTACGACGCCAGCGCGATCCAGGTGCTGGAGGGCCTCGACGCCGTCCGCAAGCGCCCGGGCATGTACATCGGCTCGACCGGTGAGCGCGGCCTGCACCACCTGGTGCAGGAGGTCGTGGACAACTCCGTCGACGAGGCCATGGCCGGGCACGCCGACACCATCGACGTCACGATCCTGCTCGACGGCGCGGTCCGGGTGGTCGACAACGGCCGAGGTATCCCGGTCGGCCTGGTCCCGGGCCAGGACAAGCCGGCGGTCGAGGTCGTGCTGACCGTCCTGCACGCAGGCGGCAAGTTCGGCGGCGGCGGCTACGCGGTCTCCGGCGGTCTGCACGGCGTCGGCGTCTCCGTGGTCAACGCGCTCTCCACCCGGCTGGCGGTGGAGATCCACACCGACGGTCACCGCTGGACGCAGGAGTACAAGCAGGGTGTGCCGACCGCCCCGCTGGCCAAGCACGAGGCGACCGAGCGGACCGGTACCAGCGTCACCTTCTGGGCCGACCCGGAGATCTTCGAGACCACCGTCTACTCCTTCGAGACGCTCTCCCGCCGCTTCCAGGAGATGGCCTTCCTCAACAAGGGCCTGAGCATCTCGCTGACCGACGAGCGCCCCGAGCACGCGGACGAGGACGGCACGCCGCTCTCGGTGACGTACAAGTACGATGGCGGTATCGCCGACTTCGTCGCGCACCTCAACTCCCGCAAGGGCGAGGTGATCCACCCGACGGTGATCGACTTCGAGTCCGAGGACAAGGACAAGTCGATCTCGGTGGAGATCGCGATGCAGTGGAACTCCTCGTACACCGAGGGTGTCTACTCCTTCGCCAACACCATCCACACCCACGGCGGCGGTACCCACGAGGAGGGCTTCCGCGCGGCGCTGACCGGCCTGGTCAACCGCTACGCGCGCGACAAGAAGCTGCTCCGCGAGAAGGACGACAACCTCTCCGGCGAGGACATCCGCGAGGGTCTGACGGCGATCATCTCGGTCAAGCTGGGCGAGCCGCAGTTCGAGGGCCAGACCAAGGACAAGCTGGGCAACACCGAGGCGAAGACCTTCGTCCAGAAGGTGGTGCACGAGCAGCTGAACGACTGGCTGGACCGCCACCCGGTGGAGGCCTCGGACATCATCCGCAAGTCGATCCAGGCCGCCACCGCGCGCGTGGCGGCCCGGAAGGCGCGGGACCTGACGCGTCGTAAGGGCCTGCTGGAGAGCGCCTCGCTGCCCGGCAAGCTGAGCGACTGCCAGTCCAAGGACCCGGCCGAGTGCGAGATCTTCATCGTCGAGGGTGACTCGGCCGGCGGCTCGGCCAAGCAGGGCCGTGACCCGCGCATCCAGGCCATCCTGCCGATCCGCGGCAAGATCCTGAACGTCGAGAAGGCCCGGATCGACAAGGTGCTGCAGAACACCGAGGTCCAGGCGCTGATCTCGGCCTTCGGCTGCGGCATCCAGGAGGACTACGACGAGTCCAAGCTCCGCTATCACAAGATCGTGCTGATGGCGGACGCCGACGTCGACGGACAGCACATCCGCACGCTGCTGCTGACCCTGCTGTTCCGCTTCATGCGGCCGCTGGTGGAGTCCGGCTACGTGTACCTGGCGATGCCGCCGCTGTACAAGATCAAGTGGGGCAAGGACGACTTCGACTACGTCTACTCCGACCGCGAGCGCGACGCGACCATCGCGGCGGGTGTGGCGGCCGGGCGCCGGCTGCCGAAGGACGACGCGATCCAGCGCTTCAAGGGTCTCGGCGAGATGAACGCCGAGGAGCTCCGGATCACCACCATGGACCAGGCGCACCGTCTGCTGCAGCAGATCACCCTGGAGGACGCGGCCCGTGCCGACGACCTGTTCTCCGTCCTGATGGGCGAGGACGTCGAGGCCCGCCGTTCCTTCATCCAGCGCAACGCCAAGGACGTCCGCTTCCTGGACGTGTGA